ggctcccgcagccccgctcGGCCCCGGCTCCGTGAGGCGGGCCCGGCCCGCCGGCGCCACCCAGCGGCCGCGCGCCGCCACCGCAGCGCCCGGGCCGCTAATTGCGAGCGTTAATCACGGCCGCGTTACACCGCTACCCGCCCCGGCTCCGAGAGCCAGCAGCACAACAGGAACATTCACCACCTCCAGCAACAGCCTGAGCAGGTGTTCTAGCCAAAGATGCCagccagaaacagaaaatattaatgaGAATCTATAAATGTGTATTTTCCCAACacagaaagagcagaaaagcTGCACCAGGCACAGGCTGACTGATTTACTAATCTGgtaacacttcattttcagagCAGTTTTCTGATCTATTTATTTGGACTTTCCATTACACTTCCATGGCTCTACCAAAAACAagtttccatttaaaatttCTGAGTTTGCCAAATGAAACTCAAGTTCCCCAAGTGAAATTTGTATGAGCCACAAGTTAGGACCATCTGCAAATGAAGTTTCTgaggatctttttttttctttcagcaagATTTTGGGAATCCTGCAATTCTTGTGCTTTAAGGTGTggagcacacacagagcaaCGTTCCCAACACCAGTTTTCTGGCAGCTGAGTTTTGTCCCAGCCCACGTTTGTGAAGAAACAGAACAGTGCACTTGCCCTATAAATATAGGTACAACTTTATTTTTGTAGCGTGAGGCCCGCACAGCTCCCAGCAAACAATGggatttaaataaaaccacTTTAAGTACCAACCATTCCCCCACGCTGTGCCCCGAGGGAGCAGCACTCACCCATGGTGACATAGGGCAGCTTGTCAGTCGATCCGTGGGGGTGGATGCTGTACAGGTGGGGCCCCGTGACATCCACTCCCcccagcaccagggaggctcCGATGTAGCCTTGGTACCTGGGAGCAATGTTCGTCTGTGAGTCTGAAGCCCACAACTCACTTGTGGCTGTTTAACACAATACAGGCATTTGAGAACTGTTCCACACCTACCTGGGTAACAGCTCTGTACTAAACAGGCTACTTTTGCCAGTTGGGAGGAACAAATTAAGAAATGTACTAAAATACGGCTTATTTCGGTGTCCAGCAGGCAATGATTCTATTACAAATCACAGGAAACTCCCAGTTTTACAAGCTTGCACATTACACTATTACAGGCCCAGCGCTCTCACCACAAAGATACACAACAGTTTTCACGGGTGTGATGAACAGTGTATTAAACCAACACCCTTCTGTTTTTGTTGTGTGGTCACTGCACCGTGGCACAACTAATTCCCTACAACCACAGACTCGATTTCTCTTCCATCTCAGTTCAAAAGCCCATGAAGCAAAGAGCAACTATGAAATCTTTCCTGAAGTCTTGTTATGAAGTTTAAGCAGCCTGAGACAGGATGTCCCTTAAGCATTATTTAGTGGTTTTACCAGCAGGGTTAATAAACAAGAAACCACTCAGTTACCTGAACAGCATCTGCTTCAGCATCCGATTGGCCGTGACAACCCGTGGGAGCCGTCCCGTGGACAGGGAGTGGAGCTCCAGGTTGGAGGAGATCAGCTGAGTTGTCATCTCAGTATCAGCAGCTGTTCCGGCACCGCAGCAACTGAGGAGCGTGATGagcaaatgagggaaaggaGACAGAAACCTCTATGCTTCATGCAACAAGTAGAAATTTTCTCATTGTAAAATTGAGGGATTTAAGTTCTCATACAGTCAGAGAGCATGAAGCAAGAGAGCATGCTTAAGTGTAGGTGGAATACCATGAACCCCCAAGCCTTGTTAATAAATGATCATTTTGAAACAGACCTTAATATTTACTGCTAGTAAAGAACACGGCTAAAAACCCAGTACCGACACCATTACAAAATAACGTACACAATAAACAACTTACTACGCAACAAAAAACTGTAATACTTACTAGATATTAGGGGAAATGAAGTGTATTTTCGAACAGTTCTTGTCAGCAACAACCATGCCCTCAGTTGCTCTCGTATCCGCTCCGAGGACGATGCCATCCTATAGGAAGGCAGAATTATTCCCAAAGCCTCGACCTCCACAGGGGCCCTTCccgggggcagccgggggggggggttcgGGATGGGGCCGGGCACACCGGGGGTGACTCAGCAGAGCGGAGCCTCCGccgcgggcccggcccggcccggcctcgcCCCCCGCCCGCCTCACCTTGAAGATGACGCCGGCGATGGTGGTGCCGGTCTTGCGCGGCGCGGGCACCCGCAGCCCCTTCTGGACGAGCTCGGCCTCCAGCAGAGAGTTCCTGCAAGACAGGAGGCGAGTGGGGCCGGTGGGAAGGGTccccccgccggcccccggccccgccgctccccccggcccggcccggccccgcggccccggcgctccccccggcccggcccggcccggccccgcggccccggcgctacccccggcccggcccggccccgcggccccggcgctccccccggcccggccccgcggccccggcgctccccccggcccggccccgctccccagCCTCACCGAGAGCAGTTGTCGAAACTGAAGCCGCCGGCGGGCGCGCGCACCACGGACACGGCCGCCATGTTGGGACGGGCGGGGCCGCGAGCGCTTCCGGGGCAGCGAAATGgcggcggggcggagcggggcgctgaggggcggagcggggcgctGAGGGGCGGCTGGCCGGGGGAGTGGAAAGCGACCCGAAAGAGACCCGCTGTCAATGGAATGGTTCTacggaaagaaaaaagaaaagagaaaagggaaaagggagaaaaaaaagaaaagggaaaagaaaagggaaaagaaaagggaaaagaaaagggaaaagaaaagggaaaaagaaaagaaaagaaaagaaaagaaaagaaaagaaaagaaaagaaaagaaaagaaaagaaaagaaaagaaaagaaaagaaaagaaaagaaaagaaaagaaaagaaaagaaaagaaaagaaaaggatgcCCATTTTCAAAGTTACAAGAGTTCTGCTGTATGTCAGGGTCACTAAAATTAATTTAGTGTTTTCTGAGTAAACTACATCCAACCTCCAGTTTAACTTTTCCTACAGTGTCCCGACCCAATAAAGGAATTTTCAAATGTATCCATAGAGAACAGAACTTCCGGCCACGTCTGCAGAAAGAAGGATGTGCTTTAAAGCAAGGCAGAGAGTGAGATTTTTCCGAAGTCTAAGACACATATAATTGCTTTATAGATACACAATTTCCTGAAATTAAAAATcttattgattaaaaaaaataaagtgtcaTTTGTTCCtaacattaaatattaattacttGACACCCTTTCTCTTGTAGGAAAATGAAGCCGGGGTCCCCTGTGTCCAACCAGATCTGCATGTCTGCACTGTCCCTCCTAATTATTGAAAAATTACTGGTTTCCATCAGGGTGTTCTTCAGATGACCAACAAAAATGGGGTGGGTGGGCAAAGCTACTGGGCAACGTCTACTTTTTCTCCCAATGCCCAAAAATGCTTGCCAATGGGAGAGAACAAAAACAGCCACGGGGAAGAAACCCAAATGCCAGCCTCTTTCTTAATTGTGCCAGTcttgcagaaaaaaagccaCCAGACCAGGCAAGACCATCCTTAAAGTAAAAACACAGAGAACCTGCGCTCTGCACACTCTTCTCCCCTTCTTTCAGCCCCTGGGTAACAGAAATCCCATGGTTTTGTACACCAGTAAAGCTGGGAAGCTGTCTGAGAGACAGAATATACTGCTGCCAGATGCTCTTTTTTCATTCTAACACAGTTGTTTTTCTCTTCACTTGATAAAGTTAAAATAAACAGTCTCTGGGGTGAATTAGAGGCATCAAAATTGGATTGGCATATAAACTGTAGAGCAGTTGGTGGTGGGGAGTCTGGGGAGAAGGAAACAGCAGGTTGTAGCTAGAGGGGACAACAGCTTTATTTCCCTTTTGGTCCTTGACAACTAAGCAGATGTCCTACAATTATTGTTTTACCTTCTAGAAATAGAGTGCCTTCTCCCATCCTCCCAGGCACACGACTGGCCCTTCTGCAGATGTGCAGGTACATCTCCTCCCCGGTTGAAAGACATCTTGGTGCACCACTAGCTCCATCTATTGCTGGGTAATGGCTGGCTGAGAGTCAGACAAATCCTTGTTTCTCCCTCAGCTTTCTGGGATACCTATTTCCAGTCCCATTAATGTAGATACAGCTGACGGTCTAAAGAATAAGATCTTCTCTGATCATCTGCCACGGGCTTTTTCACACCTGCTATATTGTAAACTTCCCTTCTGGGTTGATGCCCCCCACTGTAGACACAGGTGTCTGCTGAAGTCCTTGAGAGCCCTTTGGTGCAAGTGTCCCTAAACCCTGACAGCAGTGATGGGtaatgggaggtgtccctgggcatcctccctgtcactgggcacccaCTGTGCAGGGCGGGGGGATGGTGCCATTCTGAAAAGCTTGGGAAGTCCAAAAGTGTGCAGAAGAATAAACACCGGGGAAGAGAGTGTCAggttcaaataatttttaaggttCTGGTCCCATCTATAAAGAAGTGTTTGCATGGTCTCTTGATAGACAGAAAATGGTCTGTTCAGAAGTGGCTGTTTAGCACGAGGAAGGTCAGCTCCACACAGATACATCTGGGAGCACCTAGGACTGCACACCTCAGAGCTTAACTTGCTACGATGAACTGCGCTCAAGCCTGAAAAAAGCAaacttttctctatttttttcaaagcagtccTGAAGCCTGTTTCTAGCCTTAACAAAGCTGCAATCCAGGTTTATCATCCTACAAGACATCTGACGGGGAAGTTAAATAGCACTCCAGACACATTCTTTAAAACTTACTTGGGATAGGAGGAATGTTTTGTGTTATCCCAGCAGGTGGGCATTGGAGCTGAGGTCTGTCTTCATTCTGTGTGTGTAATGTATAAACTCCCAGGTATTTTGGTGTCTGCACTGACACCTGCCTGGTTTCCCAGCTTTGTGCTCAGTGCTTTCTCAAAGCGTGAATGCCAAATGACATCTTAAATTCTTGGACCTTTTGAAGAGACATTGGGTAACTTGGAATGTTTAACTAAATCTGCAGTACAGTTTTACTCTACAAAGCTTGCACCTGCTCTTGCAGTATGAGAGGCAAACGTGCTGTTTCAGGGTAACGAGAGGAAATCATCAAGCAATTTTTTGCTCTCTAGAATAAAGGAGTTAGAAAAAGTCAAGACTTACCAGGCGAGGCTGGGTCCTGCAccacccacccagccctgcacaggacagcttTTCATTAGAGCTGGTCAGAGGCAATGCAAACTGGCCAGGAACTGAAAGCACTGATGGTGCTCCTGACCCCTCATCACAGCTGTGTCTGGTGCATAATCCAACATATTCTTGGTTGGTGTGTATTCCTAACTCCTGAACTAGCCAGCAACTCCTGTAATGTCCCAAGGTGAACTTGTGTTAGGAGTGGAGCCAGGCAGGGAGATAATCGCTGAACTGGAGAATAAATGCACCATGTGTCTCTCCTGTTCCAAACCACTCTAATTTCAAACATCTCGCCTCAACAGCGATCTGTTAACGAGCTGCAAGCCAAGAATATGTCAGAAGAATTTAAATACAATTCTGACAAGATCAGAACTAGATAGAATCGAACTTTACCAACCTGTGGCTAAACCAAAGCTAATCCAGTAAGTGCTTGCCCAGGTCACGACAGAAGGTGAGCTTGCTAGGATCTCCCTCATTGTAACTTGAAACTTCCAAAAGCAGAATTATTTGAGATACTTAAATTCATTAGAGGAAATAGAGTGTTGAGTT
The sequence above is a segment of the Aphelocoma coerulescens isolate FSJ_1873_10779 chromosome 17, UR_Acoe_1.0, whole genome shotgun sequence genome. Coding sequences within it:
- the PSMB7 gene encoding proteasome subunit beta type-7, producing the protein MAAVSVVRAPAGGFSFDNCSRNSLLEAELVQKGLRVPAPRKTGTTIAGVIFKDGIVLGADTRATEGMVVADKNCSKIHFISPNIYCCGAGTAADTEMTTQLISSNLELHSLSTGRLPRVVTANRMLKQMLFRYQGYIGASLVLGGVDVTGPHLYSIHPHGSTDKLPYVTMGSGSLAAMAVFEDKYKPDMEEEEAKQLVRDAIAAGIYNDLGSGSNIDICVISKNKLDFLRPYDVANKKGDRFGRYKCEKGTTAVLTENVVHLELEVLDETVQTMDTS